GCGGATGTCGAGATCAGTGTGATTGAGCGCCGCCGCCAGGGTCTGGATCCGGACCTCTTGTGGTCCGAGCGGCGCGAGTTCGACCGCAGAATAGGCCAAAACCTCCGGTCCGCCGTAGGCCTGCATCTGGATCGCGTTCGCCATCGTCATCACTCCGCTTGAGGGGCGCGACCTTAGCTGTGCGTCCTAAAGGTTCAATCCAGCCCGTGCGGCGCCCAGAGGCTGTCGGCCTTGACGACATCGCGGATGAAAGCGGCGTGCGCTGCGCGTTCTTCCGGCGTTGATCGGGGCGCCAACGGCATGGGGCGCTGGCCGTAGATGGTCTGGGCGGACGCCGCCATGGCGTTGGACACCGCCGCCGTGGTGAGCTCCAGTCGGCGCTCGCGGCCGCCCTTCAGTTCCAGATAGACGGCCGCCAGCAACTTAGCGTCGACCAGAGCGCCGTGCTTCTCCCGTTCGCTCAGCGAGATTTTGAATCGCTTGCAAAGCGCGTCGAGAGAATTGTGCATCCCTGGGAAGCGCTGCTTGGCCAGACCGAGCGTATCGATCCACCGCCGTTCGGGCAGGGCGATGCGTTTGCAAAGCTCCAACTCGAAATTGACAAAGGTCCGGTCAAAGGCCGCGTTGTGGGCGATGATCGGTGCGTCTCCGACGAACTCGAGAAAGGCGTCCGCGACGTCCGGGTGTTCGAAGCGCGGCTTGCCGGTCAGGAAGGCCGCCGACAGACCATGCACTCGCTCGGCCTCGATCGGCATATCCCGGCAAGGGTCCACATAGGTGTGGAAGCTGCGACCCGTCGGGATGAAGTCCTCGATTTCGAGGCAGGCGATTTCCACCAGGCGGTGGCCGTGCTGCGGCTCAAAGCCGGTGGTCTCAGTATCGAGGACGATCTCGCGGGCCATGGCCTTTGATGCCGTGGTTCGTAGGCCGCTTCAAGCGTCGCTGCGGAGCGTCGCGACGATCTCGCGCACCGCGCGCCGGGCCGCGCCGAACCCATGGCCCGTGTCGATGACATAGTCGGCGCGGGCCTGCTTCTCGGCGTCTGGGACCTGTCGGGCCAGGATCGCCGCAAAGCGCTCGGGAGTCATGCCCGGTCGGGTGAGGACGCGGTGGCGCTGGACCTCCGCCGGCGCGGTGACGACCAGGATCTTGTCGACATCGCTCTCGCCGCCAGTCTCGAACAGCAGCGGAATGTCGAACACCACCAAGGGGACGGCGCCCACATTCTCGACGAAGGCCTGGCGATCGGCCGCCACGAGGGGGTGCACTATGGCGTTCAGCCGCCCGAGCGCCGCCGGATCGCCAAGCACCTGGGCGCTGAGTGTCGGCCGGTCGATGGCGCCTTGCTTCACAACACCGGGAAAGGCCGCGCCCACCGGTTCGACCGCCGCACCGCCTTTTGCGTAGAGCGCGTGGACGGCTGCGTCCGAGTCATGGACCGGGACGCCCTCGTCGCGGAACATCGTCGCCGTGGCCGACTTGCCCATACCGATGGAGCCGGTCAGGCCCAGTCTGATCAACTGGCCGGCTCCAGCGCCGCCAGGCAAAGGCCGCGGACATCGACCGAAAGGTCCGGCGCCTGGCCGAAGAATGCCGCGAAAGAAGGGACAGCCTGGCGGATCAGCATCTCAAGGCCATCGACAGTCCGCAGACCAAGGTCGGCCGCCTGCGCGAGGAACGGGGTGATCAGCGGCTTGTAGACCATGTCCATAGCGACGGCGGCGCGGGGCGCGCGGTCGAGCGGAAAGTCAAAGCCAGGCTGTCCCGCCAGTCCGGCGGAGGTGGCGTTGACGATCAGGCCCGCGTCGCTGATCAGGGCTGCGGCCTCGCCCAGGCTAAAGGCCCGCACCTTGGGGCCAAGCTCCGCAGCGATGGCCTCGGCGCGAGCCAAGGTGCGGTTGACGATGACAACGCTTGGCGCGCCAGCGGCGACCAGGGCGGCGGCGGCCCCCCGCGCAGCCCCGCCGGCGCCGAACATCAGGACCGGCGCCGCGGTGAGGTCAAAGCCAGGGGCCTGAGCCGCCACTGCGCCCAGCATCCCTTCACCATCGGTGTTGTCAGCGCAAATTCGGCCATCAGCGCCGAAGACAAGCAGGTTAGCGGCCCCCGCCAGAACCGCACGTGGGCTAGGCTCGTCCGCAAGGGCCAAGGCCTCTTCTTTGAACGGCAGGGTGACGTTGACCCCGCTCAGACCCTGCGCCTGCAGGCGATGGATTTCGGCAGGAAAGGCGCCGAGCGGGATCAATACGCGCTCGTAGGTCCCGTCCAGCGCTCCGGCCTTCAACCATGCGCCGTGGATCAAGGGGCTCAGGGAGTGGGCGATAGGATTACCGACAACCGCCGCCTTCATGCCGCCAGAACCTTCTCGCCGCGCAGGAAGGTCATCAGCTCCAGCAGCGGCAGGCCCAGGATGGCGAAATAGTCGCCTTCGATGCTGGAGAAGAGCTGAGCGCCCAGGTCCTCCAACCGATAGCAACCGACCGAGCCCAGGGCGGCCTGGCCTTCGCGCGCCAGATAGTCGTCCAGAAAGGCGTCGGAGAAGTTTCGCATAGTCAACCGCGCTTCCGAGGTCCTGCGCCAAAGCACCATCCCATCCTTGGCCACGCAGACCGCAGAATGCAGCAAATGGGTGCGGCCGCGGAGTGTATGAAGACGTATGCGTGCGGCCTCCAGCGTCTCGGCCTTGTCATAGAGCACGCCGTCGAGATCCAGAGTCTGGTCGGCGCCGATCACGTAGTCGGGGCGGGTCTGCGAAATCTTGACCGCCTTCAGTTCGGCGAGCGCCTCGGCGATTTCGCGCGGGCCTTCGCCAGCGGCAAGGCGCTCGGCCTTCACAGCCTCTTCATCGACCCCGGCGACATCGACCTGGAAGGGCACGCGCGCGCCGTCGAGCACCGCCCGGCGCGCCATGCTCTTCGACGCGAGCACCAAGCCGGTCACCCGAGCACCTCGACCTGGCCATGGCCCTGGCTCAGGAGGTTCATGACAGCTGCGGCGGTTTCTTCGACCGAGCGGCGGGTCACGTCGATCACCGGCCAGCCGTGGCGTTCGAACAGGCGGCGGGCCTGAATGATCTCTTCGCGGACAGCGTCGGTGTCGATGTAGGTCGACTCCCGATCCTCATTCAGGCTGAGCAACCGGTTGCGACGGATCGACAGCAGCCGGTCAGGGGAGACCGTCAAGCCGACCACGAGCGCGTTCCGCAGAGTGAACAATTTCTCCGGCGGCTCGCTGCCGCGCACCAGGGGCACATTGGCGGCGCGCACGCCGCGGTGCGCCAGGTAGATGCTGGTGGGCGTCTTCGAGGTCCGCGACACGCCGACCAATACGACATCGGCCCGGTCGAGATCCTGGCCGCCCTGGCCGTCATCGTGGCCGATGGCGTAGTTCAGGGCGTCCATGCGGTTGAAGTAATCGTTGTCCAGCCGCAGGTGCGCGCCCACCCGCGTCGTGGTCGAGGCGCCGAGGTAGCGGGAGACCGCCGAGACCAGCGGGTCGAGGGCGGCCATGCAAGGCATGTCCATCCGCCGGCAGCCTTCCTCCAGGGCGCTTCGGAGCGTGCTGTCAACGATGGTGTGGATGACGATGCCCGGGGATTCTTCAATGTCGCGCAGGGCCCGGTCGAGTTGTCGCTGAGAGCGGACCAGAGCGTAGATATGCTCGATGGGCAGGACCTCATCGAAGCGGGCGCAGACCGCGCGGGCCATGGCGTTCAGGGTCTCGCCAGTGGAGTCCGACACAAGATGCACGTGGAAATAGGTGGCGAGCCGGTTCTGATTGGTCATGAAAGCGTCGCGCCTCGCCTCTATCGGATCCCCGCCTCGAGATTCCTGGGGGCGGAAGGTGTGGATACCTTTTAGCGAAGCCCGGGCGAATTGGGGATAGGCGGCGCTGACAGACGGTCAAGCCATCGCTGCGAAGAAAGGCCGGGATAGAAGGGGGCGTTAACCCTTGGTTAATCCACTGGCCTCGGCGACGTTGAACCGTCTTGAGGCCGTCTGAGGATCACCAGTCTCGATCTGGGATCGGCGCCGGCGATCTCCGCCGCAATGGTTAATCAATCCTTAAGGGGTTCAGGCGGCTTGCCGATCGGTCCCCCTGATCCACAGCCCGGTATGAAACTTTCCGCAAGGCTTGGACGGCCTGGGGACAAGGCGGGTATGGACGCTGCTGCGCGCGGCTTGTCCACCTCATCGACAGGGCCTGTCACCTCATCTTCAACGCTTCTACGAAGCTTACTTTCTGAAGAAGGAAGAAGGCTCGGCGACGGGTTTTCCGAGCGGGCTTGAGCCGCGGGTCGGAAGGCGGTTTAACCCGGTCATGAGCGAGCTTTCTTTTCCGCCGGCTGGCGCCGCGCGTTCTTCGGACCAGCCGCGCCTGTTGCGGGTTTTGGCCGGAGAGGCGTTGGAGCGACCGCCGGTCTGGTTCATGCGCCAGGCGGGCCGGTCTCTGCCGGAGTACCGGGCGTTACGCACGAAGGCCGCCGACTTCATCGCCTTCTGCTACAATCCGGAGATGGCGGCCGAGGCGACGCTGCAGCCGATGCGGCGTTTCCCCTTAGACGCCGCCATTGTCTTCGCCGACATCCTGCTGATCCCCCGCGCGCTTGGTCAGGAGGTCTGGTTCGCAGCCGGTGAGGGGCCGAGGCTGGGCGCCCTGCCGCCCCTCGAACAATTGGCCGACCAGATCGAGGCCTCCACCGGCCGCCTGGCCTCGATCGGTGAGACGCTTCAGCGGGTGCGCGACGAACTCGAATCTGATCGGGCGCTGATTGGTTTCGCCGGCGGGCCCTGGACGGTGGCCACCTATATGATCGAAGGCCGGGGCTCGGATCGCAGCGGCGCGCGGGCCTACGCCTATGCGAACCCTGAAGCGCTGGACCGCCTGCTGGAGATCCTGGTCGACGCGACAGCGCGTTATCTGGTGATGCAGGCTCGATCCGGCGCCCAGGTGTTGAAGCTGTTTGAGTCCTGGTCCGAAGGTCTCGCCGAGGATGTCTTCCAGCGGATCGTCGTCGAGCCGCACAGAGCGATCATCGCCCAGGTGCGCGCCGCCGGCGTCGACACGCCGTTCATCGGCTTCCCGCGGGGCGCGGGCGCACTGGTGGAATCCTACGCCGCCCAGGTTCCCGTCCAGGCCGTGGCCTTGGACACTCAGGCGAGCGCGGTCATGGGCCAACGTATCCAGGCGGGCGGCCAGGCGATCCAGGGGGCGCTGGACAACCACCTGCTGCTGCTGGGCGGGGCGGCCTTGCCAAGACGGGTGGACGCCTTGCTTGAGCAATGGCGATCAGGCCCCTACATTTTCAATCTCGGCCACGGGGTGATGCCGGACACCCCGATCGCCCACATCGCCCAGGTGATTGAACAGGTGACGGGCAAGAAGGCCGCGAACACCTCGCCGACAGCGCCTTGAGACTGGCCGTCGTCCTCTTCAACCTCGGTGGACCGGATGGGCCCAAAGCCGTGCGGCCGTTCCTGGCCAATCTGTTCTCGGACCCGGCCATCATCGGCCTGCCGGCGATTGTGCGGTTGCCGTTGGCGCAGCTGATCGCCGCGCGGCGCGCTAAGACGGCCCAGGCCAACTACGACAAGATGGGCGGGGCTTCGCCTCTGCTGGCTGAGACCCGGGCCCAGGCGGCGGCCTTGCAGGCGCGCTTGTCGGGTGACGGCGTCGAGGCCGAGGTCTTCATCGCCATGCGCTACTGGAAGCCCTTCGCCCAGGAGACGGCCGCCGCCGTCGCGGCGTTCGCGCCGGATGAGATCGTGCTGCTGCCGCTCTATCCGCAGTATTCGACGACCACGACGGCCTCATCGCTTGAAGAATGGGCCAAGGCCTACAAGGGCCCGGGCCGGGCGCGGGCGATCTGCTGCTATCCGACGGCTGGCGGCCTGGCCCGCGCCAACGCCGAGGCGATCGCTGAGACCTGGGCGGCCGCCGGATCGCCGGCGGCCGTGCGCCTGCTCTTCTCGGCCCACGGCCTGCCGCAGAAGGTGGTCGATGGCGGCGATCCCTACCGCGCCCAGATCGAGGCCACGGCGGCGGCCACGGCGGCGCTTCTGCCGCAGTTCGCCGATTGGCGGGTCTGTTTCCAGAGCCGGGTCGGGCCAATGAAATGGCTGACGCCCGACACCGAGAGCGAGATTCGGGGCGCCGCGCAGGACGGCAAGGGCGTGCTGATCTGCCCGATCGCCTTCGTCTCCGAGCACGTCGAAACGCTGGTCGAGCTGGACATCGACTACGCCCATGCGGCGGAGGCCGCCGGATGCGCGCCGTACCTGCGCAGCCCTACGGCCAGCGTGCGCGAGGCTTTCATCACCGATCTGGCGGCGGCCGCGCTTGGCGCCCTCGGCCGTGCGAGCGGGGCGGCGCCCTACGGCGACTGGCGCTGTCCGAAAACCCTGGGAAAATGTGGAATGCGAGCGGCGGCATGACCTTCGACAGCGCCTATGACCTGGTCCGCGGCCTGCACATCCTGGCGGTGATCGCCTGGATGGCGGGGCTGCTCTATCTGCCGCGCCTGTTCGCCTATCACGCTAATTCCGAGCCGGGCTCGGACAAGGCCGAGACCTTCACGGTGATGGAGGCCAAGCTCTACCGGATCATCATGAACCCGGCGATGATGGCGGCCTGGGTGTTCGGCGGCCTGCTGATCTGGATCGACGCCCATCGGCGCAGCCAGGGCTGGGGCTTTCTGGGCGAACCCTGGATGTCGACAAAACTGGCCGGGGTCCTTTTCCTGACCGGGTGGCATCTCTATCTGGGACGGGCGCGCAGGGCGTTCACGGCCGGGACCAACACCAAGTCCAATAAGTTCTGGCGCATGACCAACGAGCTTCCGTTCCTGGCGGCCATCGTCATGGTCATCGCCGTGACCACCGAGTTCGGCGCCCGCTGATTCTGCAGCCGCGCTTGACCCAACGAGCCCCATGTGGTTCCGCATAGGGTACGCATCGGTTCATCGCCGGGGCGCCCCGCCTTTTCCGACCGCGCGTCCATGATGATGCGCCCCTGGTCGGACCCCCACGACGAGACGAAGACGACTTTCAACGACGCGCCAGGCCTCAAGAGCCGACCCCGCGTCCTCAAATACAAGGAAGCGCCGCCCGGCCCGGTCGGGGGCGCGTGATGAGCGACACCATGCAAGACGAAAACACCACCGCCGACGACGTCACCGAAGGCGTCACCGAAGATCTGAGCGCCGAACAGGCGGAAGAGCGGAACATCGCCGCCCAGGATGAGGCCGATGCGGCCGCCGCCGAGGAGGCGCAGTCCGAGCCGGAAGGTCCCTCCGAGGTCGCCCAGGCGATCGCCGCGATGGGTCTCACGCGGATGAGCCTTCAGGAGCTGAAGGACAAGCCGCCGGTGGACCTCCTGGCCATCGCCGAGACCCTCGAGGTCGAGAACGCCAATTCCATGCGCAAGCAGGACATGATGTTCGCGATCCTGAAGACTCTCGCCGAAGAAGGCGTGGAGATCTCGGGCTCAGGCACCCTGGAAGTGGTGCAGGATGGCTTTGGCTTCCTGCGCTCGCCGGAAGCCAACTATTTGCCCGGCCCCGACGACATCTATGTCAGCCCCTCGCAGATCCGGAAGTTCGGCCTGCGCACCGGGGACAGCGTCGACGGCCTGATCCGCGCGCCGCGCGAAGGCGAACGCTATTTCGCCCTGGTCCAGGTCGATCTGATCAATTTCGAAAGCCCGGAGAACGTCCGGCACAAGGTGCTGTTCGACAACCTGACGCCGCTCTACCCCGACCAGCGCATCAAGATGGAGCTGGAAGACCCGACGGTGAAGGATCGTTCTGGCCGCGTCATCGACATCGTTGCCCCGCTCGGCAAGGGCCAGCGCTGCCTGATCGTCGCGCCGCCACGGGTCGGCAAGACGGTGATGCTGCAAAACATCGCCAAGTCGATCGAGGCGAACCACCCCGAGTGCTACCTGATCGTCCTCCTGATCGACGAACGGCCGGAAGAGGTCACCGACATGCAGCGCACGGTTAAGGGCGAGGTTGTCGCCTCGACCTTCGACGAGCCGGCCACGCGGCACGTGCAAGTCGCTGAAATGGTTATCGAAAAGGCCAAGCGCCTGGTCGAGCACAAGCGCGACGTGGTGATCTTGTTGGACTCTGTCACCCGCCTGGGCCGCGCCTACAACACCGTGGTGCCGTCGTCCGGCAAGGTGCTGACCGGCGGCGTCGACGCCAACGCCCTGCAGCGCCCCAAGCGCTTCTTCGGCGCGGCGCGGAACATCGAGGAAGGCGGCTCGCTGACCATTATCGCCACGGCCCTGATCGACACCGGCAGCCGGATGGACGAAGTCATCTTCGAAGAGTTCAAGGGCACCGGTAACTCGGAAATCGTCCTCGACCGCAAGGTGGCCGACAAGCGCATCTTCCCGGCGATCGATGTGCTGAAGTCCGGGACCCGCAAGGAAGAGCTCATCACCGACAAGGGCTATCTGCAGAAGACCTACATTCTGCGGCGAATCCTGAATCCAATGGGCGCGCAGGATGCGATCGAATTCCTGCTGGATAAGCTGCGTAATTCGAAAACGAACGACGACTTCTTCCAGTCGATGAACACCTGATCGAGGGCGGCCTGTTTCACGTGAAACAGGCCGCTCCTTCAAGGGATCAGCAGGCTCGCGCCTAAGGTGGTGCGGGACGCCATGGCCTCATGGGCCAGTCGCACATCCTCCAGCGGATAGGTCTGGCCGACCTCCACCGACACCACGCCTGTACCGATCACATCGAACAACGCCGCCGCGCTGGTGTCGAGCTCCTCCGGCGTGGCGATGTAATGATAGACTGACGGGCGGGTGAAGAAGAACGACCCGCGCGCGAACTGACTCGAGAGCATAGGCGGCGGCGGGCCTGACGCATTGCCGTAGCTTACAAATAGGCCCCGGGTCGCGAGGCTTCCAAGCGTGCCCTCGAAGGTGTCTTTGCCCACGGAGTCGTAGGCGACGGTGACACCCTTGCCGCCGGTGATCTTCATCACCGCCGCGGCGACATCGGCGTCGCGGTAGAGGATGACATGATCGGCGCCGAGCTTCCGGGCCTGATCCGCCTTGGCCTCGGAGCCGACCGTCGCGATAACTTCAGCACCCAGCCTCTTGGCCCACTGCACCATGATCTGGCCGACGCCGCCGGCTGCGGCATGGATCAGCACCCGGTCATTCGGGCCGACATTATGGGTGCGTCGCAGCAGAGCCTCCGCCGTCAGGCCCTTCAGCAGAGCCGCAGCCGCAATGCGTGAATCGATCCCAGCGGGGAGCTTCACCGCCTCGTTGGCGCTGACAGTCGAGAGCTCTGCATAGGCGCCGAGCGTTCTCGTCACATAGGCCGCGCGTTCGCCAACCGCGAAGCGCGTCACGCCAGGGCCGACCGCGGCGACGACGCCCGCCGCTTCCGTCCCCAGGCCTGAGGGCAGGGGGATCGGGTAGAGGCCGCTGCGTTGGTAGGTGTCGATGAAGTTCAGGCCGATCGCTTCGTGCCGCAGCAGGATTTCACCGGCCGCCGGCTTAGGCGTGTCCACATCGGTGACGGCCAGGACTTCAGGGCCGCCCGTTTTGGTGATGCGAACCGCGCGCATCAGGTCAAGGCCTTGGCGAAGAAGGCCAAGGAGCGCCGGCCGGCGATCTGGGCGTCAGCCTCATTGTAGTTGTCGCCGCCGGGCCGTGCGAAGGCATGGTCACGGCCCGGGTAGGTGTGTATTTCGACTTCCGGATGGTCCTTAAGCGCCGCAATGATGACCTCCTGGGCGGTCTTCGGCACAAAGCCGTCTTCCTCGGCGATGTGCAGCAGGAGAGGCCGCGCGAGCTTGTCGGTCTCGGCGATGCGGCCCTCAAGACCCACGCCATAATAGGACACGGAGGCGTCGGCGTCCGTGCGGGCCGCGGTGAGGAACGCCAGCAGGCCGCCGAGGCAGAAGCCCACGGCGCCGACCTTGTCGCTGCAGCCAGGATCACTCCGGATCACGGTGATTGTCGCCTGAATGTCGTCGACGCCCTTGTCGACGTCAAATAGGCCGAAAAGCTCGAAGGCGCGGGCCATCTCGGCCTCAGTCTTGTCAGTGATGTCGATGTTGGGTTCGATCCGCCAAAACAGGTCAGGGCAGATCGCTAGGTAGCCCTGACCGGCAAGTCCGTCGGTGATGTCCCGCATCACGGCGTTCACACCAAAGATCTCCTGGATCACCACCACAGCCGGCGCGGGGCCCTCGGCTTGCGGCTTGGCCAGATAAGCGCTGAAGTCGCCGTCCGCCGTCGTGATCGTGATGTACTCGCCCATGATTTAGCCTTCTCTCCGGTCCCGTTTGCAGTGCAACGTGGTAGGTAGCTTGAGCGTTCGCAACGCCGCCATAACTTAATCGCGAACAGTTCCGAAAGGCCCGCCATGAAGGTGACGATCGAGGTCGACTGCACGCCTGAAGAGGCTCGCCGTTACATGGGCCTGCCGGATGTGACGGCCCTTAACGACCACTTTCTCGAACAGGTGAAGTTGCGGATGGAGGGGAACCTGAAGGGCTTGCCCGCCGAGGAACTGATGAAGAGCTGGATGGCCTTCGGCCAGGGCGCACAGGATCAATTCCGCCAGATCATGGAAGCCAGCGCCCGGAACGCCGCCAACTTCACGAAATGACCGACACGATCTTCGCGCCGGCCACGGCGGCGGGCCGGGCAGCCGTCGCGGTGGTGCGGATCTCTGGCCCTGAGACCAAGCGCGCGGTCATCGCTCTGGTGGGACGCCTGCCGCGACCACGACTAGCGTCGTTGCGCCGCGTGAGAAATGTCGATGGCGGTCTGATCGACGAGGCGCTGGTCCTCTGGTTTCCCGCACCGGGCAGCTATACCGGGGAAGATAGCGCCGAATTGCACCTGCATGGCGGTCAGGCGGTGATGGCGGCGGCCGTTGAAGCCTTGGCGCATCTTGGACTTAGGCTGGCGGACCCAGGCGAGTTCACTCGCAGGGCGTTTGAACACGGCAAGCTGGACCTCGCCCAGGCGGAGGGCGTCGCCGATCTGATCGACGCAGAGACCGCCGCCCAAAGGCGCCAGGCCCTGGACCAATTGGGCGGCCGTTTGAGCCAGATCCAGGCGCGATGGGCCGACGCTTTGGTCCAGGCTCTCGCGATGTTCGAGGCGGCCGTGGACTTTCCCGACGAGGAATTGCCGGAGAATGTCGCCGAGCGGGCGCGGCCGGTGCTCAAGGCGCTGATCACAGAGATCAGCGCGGCCGCGGCTGACGCCGAACGCGGCGAGCGGGTTCGCAGCGGCTTTCGCATCGCCCTGATTGGCGCGCCCAATGCCGGTAAGAGCACGCTCCTGAACGTGCTGGCCGATCGGGAGGCGTCAATCGTCACCGCTCAACCCGGGACGACGCGCGATGTGATCGAGGTCCCGGTCCTGTTGGGCGGCTACAAGGTCCTGCTGGCGGACACCGCAGGCCTGCGGGAAACTGAAGATGAGATAGAGGCCGAAGGCGTGCGCCGGGCTCAGGCCTGGGCGAGCAACGCCGACCTGCGGCTCTGGGTGGTTGATGGCGCGGCGGAGGGCGGGGCCTCGCCGCCCGCCGAACTTAAGGCGGGTGACCTCTGCCTCATCGCTAAGCGGGACCTCCGGCCAGGAGAAGCTGGCGCGTGCGCCGCTCAGCACGCCGGCGACCTTGAACTGGCGGTGATGGAGATCACCGCCCGCAGTCCCAATGATATGGCCTGGCTGCGTGACACCTTGACCGAGGCTGTCGTCGATCGCTTGGCCGGCGCCGAGCCGCCGACGGCGACGCGTCTGCGCCACCGCGGGCTTCTACTCGAAGCGGTCACGCGCCTGGAAGCGGCTCTGGTGCAGGACGAGGCGCTGGAGTTGGCGGCGGAAGACGTCCGACTGGCGGCCCGCGCCCTCGATCAAATCACGGGTCGTATCGACCCAGACGCCGTGCTGGGCCGGATCTTCACGACCTTCTGCGTCGGCAAGTAGCGTTTCACGTGAAACATCGCCGGCTGTGCGCTATATGCCGGGCGTGGGAACGCGCGGACAATCCTGGGACGTTATTGTCATCGGCGGCGGGCACGCCGGCTGTGAAGCCGCTGCGGCGGCCGCGCGGTTTGGCGCGCGCACGCTGCTCCTGACGCACAAGCTCGAAACCATCGGCGAGATGAGCTGCAATCCCGCGATCGGCGGGTTGGGCAAGGGCCACCTAGTCCGCGAGATCGACGCCCTGGACGGTGTCATGGGTCGGATCGCCGACAAGGCCGGCATCCAGTTTCGCATGCTGAACCTGTCAAAGGGCGCCGCGGTGCGCGGTCCCCGGGCGCAGATTGACCGGCGGCTCTACCGCGAAGCCATGCAGGCCGAACTCGCGGCCACACCGAACCTGACCATCGCCGCCGCTGCGGTAGAAGACCTGATCGTTGAGGGCGGCCGCGTGGCAGGCGCGATCGATGCTCGGGGGCAATCCTACCGCGCGCCTTCGGTCGTGCTGACCACAGGCACCTTCCTGAAGGGCGTAATCCACCAGGGTGAAGTGCGCACGCCCGCCGGCCGGGTGGGCGAGGCGCCGTCGATCGGCCTGAGCGACCGGCTCTACGCGCTTGGCCTGCCGATGGGCCGGCTGAAAACCGGTACGCCGGCGCGCCTGGACGGCAAGACGATCGCCTGGGAGCGCCTGGAGATGCAGGCGGCCGACGAGACGCCGACGCCGTTCTCCTTCCTGAACGCCCGTATCGACGTGCCGCAGATCGCCTGCGGGGTGACGGCGACGACGCCGGAGACGCACCGCATTATCGCCGAGCGGCTGACGGAATCCGCGGTCTACGGCGGCCGCGCGACGGGCATCGGCCCGCGCTACTGCCCGTCGATCGAGGATAAGGTCGTCCGCTTCGCCGACAAGACCAGCCACCAGATCTTCCTGGAGCCGGAAGGGCTGGA
This is a stretch of genomic DNA from Phenylobacterium immobile (ATCC 35973). It encodes these proteins:
- a CDS encoding quinone oxidoreductase family protein, with the translated sequence MRAVRITKTGGPEVLAVTDVDTPKPAAGEILLRHEAIGLNFIDTYQRSGLYPIPLPSGLGTEAAGVVAAVGPGVTRFAVGERAAYVTRTLGAYAELSTVSANEAVKLPAGIDSRIAAAALLKGLTAEALLRRTHNVGPNDRVLIHAAAGGVGQIMVQWAKRLGAEVIATVGSEAKADQARKLGADHVILYRDADVAAAVMKITGGKGVTVAYDSVGKDTFEGTLGSLATRGLFVSYGNASGPPPPMLSSQFARGSFFFTRPSVYHYIATPEELDTSAAALFDVIGTGVVSVEVGQTYPLEDVRLAHEAMASRTTLGASLLIP
- a CDS encoding dienelactone hydrolase family protein, with the translated sequence MGEYITITTADGDFSAYLAKPQAEGPAPAVVVIQEIFGVNAVMRDITDGLAGQGYLAICPDLFWRIEPNIDITDKTEAEMARAFELFGLFDVDKGVDDIQATITVIRSDPGCSDKVGAVGFCLGGLLAFLTAARTDADASVSYYGVGLEGRIAETDKLARPLLLHIAEEDGFVPKTAQEVIIAALKDHPEVEIHTYPGRDHAFARPGGDNYNEADAQIAGRRSLAFFAKALT
- a CDS encoding DUF6489 family protein, producing MKVTIEVDCTPEEARRYMGLPDVTALNDHFLEQVKLRMEGNLKGLPAEELMKSWMAFGQGAQDQFRQIMEASARNAANFTK
- the mnmE gene encoding tRNA uridine-5-carboxymethylaminomethyl(34) synthesis GTPase MnmE; amino-acid sequence: MTDTIFAPATAAGRAAVAVVRISGPETKRAVIALVGRLPRPRLASLRRVRNVDGGLIDEALVLWFPAPGSYTGEDSAELHLHGGQAVMAAAVEALAHLGLRLADPGEFTRRAFEHGKLDLAQAEGVADLIDAETAAQRRQALDQLGGRLSQIQARWADALVQALAMFEAAVDFPDEELPENVAERARPVLKALITEISAAAADAERGERVRSGFRIALIGAPNAGKSTLLNVLADREASIVTAQPGTTRDVIEVPVLLGGYKVLLADTAGLRETEDEIEAEGVRRAQAWASNADLRLWVVDGAAEGGASPPAELKAGDLCLIAKRDLRPGEAGACAAQHAGDLELAVMEITARSPNDMAWLRDTLTEAVVDRLAGAEPPTATRLRHRGLLLEAVTRLEAALVQDEALELAAEDVRLAARALDQITGRIDPDAVLGRIFTTFCVGK